The following coding sequences lie in one Isoptericola variabilis 225 genomic window:
- a CDS encoding response regulator transcription factor, translated as MPPGRALLWLAQGRVGAAAGAVRRHLEEARDQVSRLRVLPTAVEVLVAAGALDEAAALADELARLATVVDGPAARGAAGLAAAQVALARGDAETAAGAARRAVAAWTALTAAYEVARCRALLGRAYRSLGDDDAARAELRAARETFVGLGARPAGEECTRLLGDAVAPGGLSPREVEVLRLVAAGRSNAQVAPELVLSEKTVARHLSNIFAKLDVGSRTAASAFAFEHGLV; from the coding sequence GTGCCGCCCGGGCGGGCCCTCCTGTGGCTCGCCCAGGGCCGCGTCGGGGCGGCCGCCGGTGCCGTCCGGCGCCACCTCGAGGAGGCGCGCGACCAGGTCTCCCGCCTGCGGGTCCTGCCGACCGCCGTCGAGGTCCTCGTGGCCGCCGGTGCGCTCGACGAGGCGGCGGCGCTCGCGGACGAGCTCGCCCGCCTCGCCACCGTGGTCGACGGCCCGGCCGCGCGGGGAGCCGCCGGGCTGGCGGCCGCGCAGGTGGCGCTCGCGCGCGGCGACGCCGAGACCGCCGCAGGTGCCGCGCGTCGCGCGGTGGCGGCATGGACCGCACTCACAGCGGCGTACGAGGTGGCGCGGTGCCGTGCCCTGCTCGGGCGTGCCTACCGGTCGCTCGGCGACGACGACGCTGCCCGCGCGGAGCTGCGCGCCGCGCGGGAGACGTTCGTGGGGCTCGGCGCCCGGCCCGCCGGGGAGGAGTGCACGCGGCTGCTCGGCGACGCCGTGGCACCGGGCGGCCTCAGCCCGCGCGAGGTCGAGGTGCTCCGCCTCGTCGCGGCCGGCAGGTCCAACGCCCAGGTCGCCCCGGAGCTCGTGCTGTCCGAGAAGACGGTCGCGCGCCACCTGTCGAACATCTTCGCCAAACTCGACGTCGGGTCGCGCACCGCGGCGAGCGCCTTCGCGTTCGAGCACGGCCTCGTGTGA
- a CDS encoding bifunctional 3'-5' exonuclease/DNA polymerase — protein sequence MHLLLTARADDLPAVVAEREETARATGTAPPRWTWDDTNRWYPALLRAGVRVDRAHDLRLAHRILRGSALAAGSALATAPPGPWDAMEPAPAGDAPEPGRRAPQPDALFELTAPAAGRPVRTAPGAPSSGAPSSGAPSSGDRDGGPDPEAELAAQLAAVDGSADPGRLRLLLAAESAGALVAAEMHHAGLPWRADVHDAILTEALGPRPPEGRRPERLEALAERIRAALDAPPTLNPDSHPDLLKAMQYAGVGARSLRKWELEKLDHPVVEPLLEYKNLYRLLTANGWHWLDQWVRDGRFRTEYVVGGVVTGRWASSGGGALQLPRTVRRAVQADPGWVLVVADAAQLEPRVLAGMAADEAMAAAGQAGDMYAGIVASGAVETRELAKVGMLGAMYGGTTGASAQVLPRLAATFPRAIALVEDAARTGERGGVVTTRLGRSSPPPGAAWDEAQAGAFADAAGDDAAARARSYTRSWGRFTRNFVVQGTAAEWALCWLASIRRRLWALGPAHDAEPGRAPAPFADRPHLVFFLHDEVVVHAPAHLADAVAHEVREAAAEAGRLLFGDFPVTFPLTVAAVSSYADAK from the coding sequence GTGCACCTCCTGCTGACCGCGCGCGCGGACGACCTCCCCGCCGTCGTGGCCGAGCGGGAGGAGACGGCGCGCGCGACGGGCACGGCGCCACCCCGCTGGACGTGGGACGACACCAACCGCTGGTACCCCGCCCTGCTGCGCGCGGGCGTCCGGGTGGACCGCGCCCACGACCTGCGGCTCGCGCACCGGATCCTGCGCGGCTCCGCGCTCGCGGCCGGCTCGGCGCTGGCGACGGCCCCGCCCGGGCCGTGGGACGCCATGGAGCCCGCGCCGGCCGGGGACGCGCCCGAGCCGGGCCGGCGCGCGCCGCAGCCCGACGCACTCTTCGAGCTCACGGCGCCCGCCGCCGGCCGGCCCGTCCGCACCGCGCCGGGTGCGCCGTCGTCGGGCGCGCCGTCGTCGGGCGCGCCGTCGTCGGGCGACCGGGACGGCGGCCCGGACCCGGAGGCCGAGCTCGCCGCCCAGCTCGCCGCGGTCGACGGCTCGGCCGACCCCGGCCGCCTGCGCCTGCTCCTCGCGGCCGAGTCCGCCGGCGCGCTCGTGGCGGCGGAGATGCACCACGCCGGCCTGCCGTGGCGCGCCGACGTGCACGACGCGATCCTCACCGAGGCGCTCGGGCCACGGCCGCCCGAGGGGCGGCGTCCCGAACGGCTCGAGGCGCTCGCGGAGCGGATCCGTGCCGCGCTCGACGCGCCGCCGACGCTCAACCCCGACTCGCACCCCGACCTGCTCAAGGCCATGCAGTACGCGGGCGTGGGTGCGCGCAGCCTGCGCAAGTGGGAGCTGGAGAAGCTCGACCACCCGGTCGTCGAGCCGCTGCTCGAGTACAAGAACCTCTACCGGCTGCTCACGGCCAACGGCTGGCACTGGCTCGACCAGTGGGTGCGCGACGGGCGCTTCCGCACCGAGTACGTCGTGGGTGGCGTCGTCACCGGGCGCTGGGCGTCGAGCGGCGGGGGAGCGCTGCAGCTGCCGAGGACGGTGCGCCGGGCGGTGCAGGCGGACCCGGGCTGGGTGCTCGTCGTCGCCGACGCCGCCCAGCTCGAGCCGCGGGTCCTGGCCGGCATGGCGGCCGACGAGGCGATGGCCGCCGCCGGCCAGGCGGGCGACATGTACGCCGGCATCGTCGCGTCTGGCGCGGTCGAGACGCGGGAACTGGCGAAGGTCGGGATGCTCGGCGCGATGTACGGCGGCACCACGGGCGCGAGCGCGCAGGTGCTGCCGCGGCTCGCGGCGACCTTCCCGCGCGCCATCGCGCTCGTCGAGGACGCGGCGCGCACCGGCGAGCGGGGCGGCGTCGTGACCACCCGGCTCGGCCGCTCGTCACCGCCCCCGGGCGCGGCGTGGGACGAGGCGCAGGCCGGTGCGTTCGCCGACGCCGCCGGGGACGACGCCGCGGCCCGCGCCCGCTCGTACACGCGCTCGTGGGGCCGGTTCACGCGCAACTTCGTCGTGCAGGGCACCGCGGCGGAGTGGGCGCTGTGCTGGCTCGCGTCGATCCGCCGGCGCCTGTGGGCGCTGGGGCCGGCGCACGACGCCGAGCCCGGCCGGGCGCCCGCCCCGTTCGCGGACCGGCCGCACCTCGTCTTCTTCCTCCACGACGAGGTCGTGGTGCACGCCCCGGCGCACCTGGCCGACGCCGTCGCGCACGAGGTGCGCGAGGCCGCCGCCGAGGCGGGGCGGTTGCTGTTCGGCGACTTCCCGGTGACGTTCCCGCTGACCGTCGCGGCCGTGTCCAGCTACGCCGACGCCAAGTGA
- a CDS encoding phosphotransferase yields MELLASGRDADVYALDERRVVRRYRDGRPAAREAALLSKVVAAGFPAPAVLAVDGPEMVLERIDGPTLAEALLALEVTPAAAGAIMARLHAALHAVDWDGGTLVHLDLHPLNVISRPTGRGSSTGRTRGPARPRWTSR; encoded by the coding sequence ATGGAGCTGCTCGCCTCCGGACGGGACGCCGACGTCTACGCCCTCGACGAGCGCCGCGTCGTCCGCCGGTACCGCGACGGCCGGCCGGCGGCTCGCGAGGCGGCGCTCCTGAGCAAGGTCGTGGCCGCCGGCTTCCCGGCGCCCGCGGTCCTCGCTGTCGACGGGCCCGAGATGGTCCTCGAACGCATCGACGGGCCCACCCTCGCCGAGGCCCTGCTCGCGCTCGAGGTCACGCCCGCGGCGGCCGGCGCGATCATGGCCCGCCTGCACGCGGCGCTGCACGCCGTCGACTGGGACGGCGGCACGCTCGTGCACCTCGACCTCCACCCGCTCAACGTCATCTCGCGCCCGACGGGCCGCGGCTCGTCGACTGGGCGAACGCGCGGCCCGGCCCGCCCGCGCTGGACGTCGCGATGA
- a CDS encoding GNAT family N-acetyltransferase — translation MPDASPLSPLTTDRLVLTAVEPSDVDELYALHADPRVWTHFPSGRHTERTQTERDVAAYRADWDRDGVGYWTARQRDDGAFVGVGGVRLRPPGVLNLYYRVDPSHQGLGFATELGRAALDVARRRLPDVPVTAYLLEHNHASRATAERLGLELVWRGPDAGNPDPEAVRLVYADRPLGAELLALLVRT, via the coding sequence GTGCCCGACGCGTCGCCCCTCTCGCCCCTGACCACCGACCGGCTCGTGCTCACCGCCGTCGAGCCGTCCGACGTCGACGAGCTCTACGCGCTGCACGCCGACCCGCGCGTGTGGACGCACTTCCCGTCCGGCCGGCACACCGAGCGCACGCAGACCGAGCGCGACGTCGCCGCGTACCGCGCCGACTGGGACCGCGACGGCGTCGGCTACTGGACCGCGAGGCAGCGCGACGACGGCGCGTTCGTCGGCGTCGGCGGCGTCCGGCTGCGGCCGCCGGGCGTGCTCAACCTCTACTACCGCGTCGACCCCTCCCACCAGGGTCTAGGGTTCGCGACCGAGCTCGGCCGCGCGGCGCTCGACGTCGCGCGCCGGCGTCTGCCCGACGTGCCCGTCACCGCGTACCTGCTCGAGCACAACCACGCGTCCCGCGCGACGGCCGAGCGCCTGGGCCTGGAGCTCGTGTGGCGCGGTCCGGACGCCGGGAACCCCGACCCGGAGGCGGTGCGGCTGGTCTACGCCGACCGGCCGCTGGGCGCGGAGCTCCTGGCCCTGCTCGTGCGGACGTGA